ATAGCATAAATGCTTATGTATTTTGCTGTTCACattataaaacaataaatatattagaGAACTTCATAGAGAATTCTCAACCctactgaaaaaagaaaaaaaacccttgctataaaaacttcaattttatcCATCTAAGAACCAGAAAAATAAAGGCTCTGTTTCCAAAGATAATGTATATTTAACACCTATCTATTTCAATATCTTTATCAGCATCTCAAAAAATATAACCACATCCAAAATAGCAAAAGTGGTGGTCAATAAATCCAACCAAGGTTTGattaaacaacaacaacaacaacaacaactgtGTTTAATAGTTCAACTGCATCGAGCCTACAACCAGAGCAACATGTTTCAGCAACACCAGGTAAAAAATGAGAATTAAAATACTCTCACGCCTGTGAATTTGGATTGAGAAAATGTGAGTTAAGGATTAAAAAAAGGAGTAAAGTTTGAGCCAATGAGGTAAATCAAATGGAACATGCAAACTCCTCCATGCTCTTCGCATTGCGAAAACATTTCCGTTTTACAAAATAAAGCAGtaaattaaacaaaatgaaatacaaaatatacaaaatatacaaaatatatatcattacaTCCCTTTCATTTGCTGTAATGGTAAGAAGCAGCCGAAATAATTAAAATCCATAAGATTGATTGTCATGATTTCAGATGATTCCATCTAAAGTACGAATAATTAATCAGATTAAGAATCATCTACTATATGTCGACTTGAGTGGCAAGGAACAAAAGGATTTACATACCTAAATGACGGCGTTGGAAGAACCTGCCGCAAATATATGAGATCGACACTGCTGTATCAGTGCTTCGTGCATTTTCAGCTGTTCTGTCAACACTGAATTGCAGTTGGAAAAATATAAGTATTCCAGGGTGGTAGGCAGGCTCGGCAGCAAGTCGATCTCAGGGTAATCATTTATTATCAACTCTTGCAAGGAAGTCAAGCTGTGCAACCAAGCTGGCAGTGATTTGAGATAAGAACAGCATTCAAACGATAAAGATTGAAGCGGTTCGAGGATTTGCACGCAATCCTCGTCCCCTCCGACGAACAACAGACTTTCAGGGTATCTCAGGATTTCAAGAGACATGGTGGGGACAACAAAGTTTTGAAAAATGAAAGTCGGAGAAGTGCAGTGTTGTCAATGACCAACTCCAGCGCCGATGTATCTTCCTTCCTCCTTACTTTTTCGACAGACATCAATGGCTCGGATTCCGTAAGCCCAGGGCAGTCAGAAATGTTCACAATTTTGAGTGATGTAAGTGCCTCTGATCCGCCTAAGGACCTTAGCATTGGACAGTTCTCTATCTTTAATAACTTAAGAGCTGTCGAGTTACGGAACACATTTCCTGGCAGGCATTCTATTTGCTCGCAATTGCATAGGTACAAGGAGGCTAGAGAGGTCAGATTTTGTAGGCAACTGGGAAGTGAATTGTCTAGATCACCGCACGAATCTACTTTAAGTGACAACATGGATGATGGCAAGACCAATTTCCTTTTGCTGGTGAGACTCGGGCAAGTTTGTATGTCCAATACCTCAAGAGAGGAGGATTCTTTAAATCTGTCGGTCGGCAGCGACTTCAGCTCGTTACAATTGACTATATTAATTGATTTGAGGACCGGTAGGTGGAGTGGCAACAACCATTCTTGAAAACATGCTAGCTGTAATGCCCCGGACTCGTCGCAACCCGCCGATGACGAGAATTTAGAGATAGAGGCGTGGACGGCGACGAGGATGGTGGTGGCTCTCTGTCGCGGATCCAAGGCAACCGAGGCTAGAAGAGGTAAGGGAAAGTGAGATAGAagtagagatagagatagagatagaagTGGGGATTAGAGATAGAGAAGAATTGGCGGAAGAAGAGTTTAGAGGAGAAGAGATTTGGGGAAGAAGATACTAATTCCATTCATTGATCATCAAAAATGTTTACAACCTGCTTCTTGTACTCCTCCATACATAGTATAAAAATGTAAATAACAGAGAAATGTGGACTAAGCTGTAATTGTTAATAAGAAACAATTAAACAAAGTTGTGGGCCAATTTTGATGGGAATGTGCTCCTCAAGATCCGCTTACCACTTTCCCCAAATCTGTACATTTGGTCGGATCTCCCTTCCGCCCGACCTCCTCTCTGCCTCCGGTTTCTTCTCCGTCCGCGCCTGAGCCTCCTCTTCGGAAACGCTTCCCGCCGGTCCAGCTTGGCGCGCTTCCTCCTCTTCACCCTGCTGCTGCCCTTATTCCTCTCTTAACTAGTAAAGTTACTACTTTTACTACTTCTCCTTTGAACTATTCTACTCCTTTATTCTTCAGGTTGTTACACTAGCTTAGACAAGTTTACAATTTGCAAGTCAGAGAGTGATGTGCTCCTGATGCTTTTGCTGCTTGTGCCTTCTACAGCTGAATCTTCATCCCACAATTTTGGAAGTGCCTCCAAACGCACATCTGCGAGTACCAATGATTTGAGGGAGTGAGGGAGGTCGAATACATCCCCAATATCGgggcaaaatttaatttggagtGAGCTTGGAAAAGGTAAAACTCGTATCTGCAGTCAACTTGAATTTCTAATTTGAGTGCGCGTAAGGGCCGCTAAAAAGCATACCATATTCTCTCCCTCGCTCTAAACTCTTTGACCAAATTCTCTCTCGCTTTAATCTCTTtgagtcctctctctctctatttctttctttctccggGCTGTCTTGTCTGTCGCGAGGAAGGAGGGCAGGTCATCCATGGGGTGGCTTCTGTCATTCGCAAAGGAAGTGGTCCAGTCAGCCGCGGCGTCCGTCGTGGCGGACGAGCTGGTCAGACTGCTTCCTTGTTTGGATCACGATCTCGAGGTGCTGCGGACAACCCTGCTCACGACCCGCCTCCGCGTTGACAACGCCGAGCAGTGGCGCTTCAAGAACGCCCACTTCGACCAGCTGCTGATGCAACTGAAGGCCGCCTACTACGACGCCGAGGACCTCATCGCCGAGTTCGACTACGTCGAGCTGCAGCAGAAGATCGAGGGCCAGGCAAGTCTGCTCCTCTCTTCGTCTCTCGATTTCGTGAAGAATTTAATTTCCCGCGCTCCCGACAAAGTCCGGCAGTACCAGCGCAGGCTAGATGATGCTGCCGCCGCGCTGGAGAAAGTAATTGTAGATTTAAATTTTCGTGATGAGCCGAAGCGGTCTGACGTGCTACGGCGACGGCAGACGGGCTCGTTCGTTACTGAACCTGAAGTGTTCGGCCGCGACGAGGAGCGGGAGAAGGTGATTGCCCTGCTGCTGCGGCCGGGCGATGAATCTGGCCGGCCCAGTAATAGTGAATCTGTTCCTGCTAAAAGAATGAAGACAGACAATGTGTCCGTCCTGCCGATCGTCGGCATCGGAGGGATGGGGAAGACTACTCTCGCTCAAGTCGTGTTTAATGATCCGAGGGTCCGACACTACTTTGAGACGCGAATTTGGATTTGTGTCTCCGAAATCTTTGATGTGAAGAGGCTAACTAAGGAGGTGATAAGCAATGTTGACCTGAGGCACCAAACTGACGGCAAGAATTCAAGTTTGTCTCGAACTAATCGCAAGAATTTAACTCTGTACCAAACTGGTGGCAAGAATTTTAGTTCTCTTCAAGTGGTTCTCAATGAGATAGCAACGTCAAAAAGGTTTCTTCTCGTCCTCGATGATGTGTGGAATGAGGACAAAATGGAGTGGGACAAGTTCTATGCACCGATGAGGAGTGGGTATCGGGGAAGCATGATCTTGACGACCACCCGGTCGTCGAAGGTCGCTGATATAATGGGCACCATGGATTCCATCTTTCTGGAGGGCTTACCAGATGATTCTTTTTGGGAATTCTTCAAAACATGTGCATTTGGTTATGGGAATGAAAAACTCAATCAAGAGCTGGAGAGTATTGCTAAGAAGATTGCTACCAAGTTAAAGGGAACCCCATTAGCGGCAAAAACTGTAGGGGGGCTATTGAAGGAGAAAATGGATGCCAATCACTGGAGGAGTATCATGAATAGTGAAATGTGGAAACTTCGACAAGGTGAAAATGACATCTTTCCTGCCCTGCAATTGAGCTATCAGTATCTCCCGCCACATCTAAAGCGATGTTTCTCAATTTGCTCCATTTTTCCCAAAGATTATGAAATCGATGAAGTCTCTCTAATCGAATTATGGGTAGCACAAGGCTTCGTCACATCGGAAGATAACATGCTACCAAAAGATGTAGCAACCAGGTACTTGGGTGAGTTGACAAGCCGATCCTTCCTTCGACTGCGTAACCCAAATAAAAGATACTATGTGATCCATAATTTAATGCATGACTTGGCGCGATCTGTTTCAGCACATGAAGTTCTGATGGTACAGAATAATAAATGCGAACAAAGCAGCCCTTCTAGTGTTCGCCATTTGGCGATACTTGGTTCATATCTGGAATCAAGCATGTTAAAGGAAATAGGTAGGTACAGTAGGCTGCGGTCAGTTTTAAGCGGAATCTTTTCTGGACATTGGAGCCCAACATATTTGTATTTCAATTTGACTCCTGCATCTGGATCCTGGTTTACTCAACTCAGATATATTCGCTTACTGGACATAAGCAGATGTGCTATCAAAGAATTGCCTGAGAGCATTGACAACTTAAAACTTCTCCAATACCTTAATATATCTGATACGGCTATTGGAAGGTTACCCAACTCACTTTGTTGCTTGTATAATCTACGAGTTTTGAATCTAGATGGTTGTCCACTTCAGAGCATTCCTAAAGGCTTTATCAAGCTGATTAACTTGCAGAATCTTTATATGGGACAGAATTTGTTTTCTCAGGTAGCTGAGATTGGGAAGCTAACTTCTCTTCAGAATTTGCCACGTTTTGAAGTTCGGAAGGAGAATGGACATAGGATTGCAGAACTAAAGGATTTGACTCAGCTTCGCAGAACACTGTGTATTAAGAGTCTTGAAAACGTTGAAAGCCAGGAAGATGCTTGTCAAGCAAAGCTATGTGAGAAAAAAAACCTAGACGAATTGGTTCTGGGCTGGTATTCAAACAGAAACACTAATCCAGTGTTTAATGACTTTCCCCTTCATGAAAAGGTGCTTGAAGGCCTCTCTCCACATCGAAACCTCAGAAAATTGGAAATCATATCCTATTATGGCAACAAACATCCAAGTTGGCTGCAGAGAGAAAAGTTACCTTTCCTAACTTCAGTCCGAATTCAAGATTGCCCTAATCTTAAGGATATATGCTACCTTCCTCGTTCCCTCGAATTATTGGTACTTGAAAGTGTGGGCTGGGAATCGCTTCCCAAATTGTGGGACGAAGATTCACCTGTGGAAGGCATAAGAAGCGGGAGCATGGAGAGCTCATCCCTCTCTTACTTATCCATTAACAGCTGCTCCAATCTAACAAGTCTCTACGAGTGGTTGTTGCCGCTCTACCTACCAGCACTCAAATCAATAAACATAGTCGATTGCACTAAGCTAACAGCGCTGCATATAGAAAGATTTAAGGAATTCTTGTCTCTTGAGCGACTGGAAATAAAAAATTGCCCCAAGCTCGCCAGCCAAGAGGAACTGTTCTTGCCATCATCTCTTTTGTCACTGCATATAAATTCATGTGGTGATCTAGACAAGTCATTTCCCAGTTGCCTACAGAATCTAACCTCGCTCATGGACTTGGACTTGTTCAATTGTCAGCACATAGAATCCCTTCCGAGTAAGTTTCTTGGTAACTTGACTTCTCTCAAGTTATTACGTATCGTGAACTGTCCAGAGCTAAGGTCTTTAGGGGGATCAGGGGCACTCACATCTCTCCAAGAGCTGACTATTTTAGAGTGTCCTAGGCTTACAGAAACAGAGCCGATGATGTATGTCAATAGAGTGTGGAGGAAGGATGATCCGGTAACGCTGGTAGTGGTCATTGACAACACCACCCTTCTCCAACTTCcatttttcagaaatttattGCCCTCCACCATGTCTCTTAAAATCCAGAATTCCCTCGAATCTCTGATATTTGTCGAAGATTCTAACGAATGGTTGCAAATCCTCGCATCGGTTCGATATCTATCATTTGAACACTGTTCTAATCTCAGATCACTGCCGGCTTGGTTACGCAGCTCGACTTCTTTACAGTTAAGAATGACAGATTGTCCTAAGATCGACTTGCTGCCAAGCCTGCCAGCTACCCTATAATACTTGCACTTTCCAACTGCAATTTGAAGCTGATACAACAGTTGAAAATGTACAGCACAGCGATAAAGCAGCATCAATCTCATAGATTTGCAATAGATCCTTCTATTGCTACCACTTAGGTATGTAACTTTTTTGTTCCTTGCCATTCAAATACAACTATACTAGACGATGATTACATCTGATTAATCTTAGTTCTTTAGTTGATAACTGATTGGATCATCTGAAATCATGATAACATATgccattcatttttattatttttactactTTTCTTTTCATCAAATAAAAAGGTTGTaatgatattattttcttttttttccctccataTCTTGTCATAGTTGGTTAGATTCTGATCCCAGTGTTGTGATAATGTTCATGGCAACTCTTGTCGTATAGCATATAGCACCTATTAATACATGTATCAAAGAATAAGGTATTTGGTTTTTGTTCCATAATTTACATTTTAGTTGTGTTGCCTAAATGGCAATCTCTTCTAGATGTTCAACAAAGAAATAGCCCAAAAGATTCTCTAGGATTAACAGCTAGATGATCAAACTGTAGTTTAGAGCACTGTGGTATacattaattttagtttttacttgGTTTTGATATAGAGATCATTCACCAATCTGTCATTCACACTGAGTATTTTGTATGCAAGTTGTATTCCATCTGTGCATTATATGCCGGAGTTTCATTTGCACATATCGATAAATCGTATaggaaatattattttctgCACGCACATCCCTGAAATTATATTACAGACACATCacaattataatttaacttattaaatgTTCTTATGACATTTAAAAGGTTGGTATTCATTACGATGTGTGAATTTTGAACATCTCTTCTCATAAGTTGAACTGATTTTTCAAATGTTGCAGATTACATCTGTGGAACGAATTCGTAAACACTCTATTCCCCTGCAATTGATCCTGCTAAGTTTGAATCCAAACATGCTTTAGCTTCCCAGAAACACTCaccaaaaaagacaaaaaactgaaaaaagagGTCCACATCCACAAATATGCATCTGAAGGTTTCAAGAAATTAACCATTCATCTAAGGTAGTGACTCTTTGCCATGAAGAACATTATTCGGATGTTTGAAATGCTTCGTGATCCTTCTGCGCACGAAAAGTTTCACTCCCTGAATGGCGAGCCTCAGCCTCTTCAGCCTCGAGCCGATCTTCACCCTAACTTTAAACACTCGTCGCCTCGAGTAGTATTGCCTCGAAAGAGATTCAGCTTCTTCCAACACTTTGTAGATAAGATATTGCGCCCTTCGGTGCCGAAGCTCGTCTGGGTCCTCCTCCTCAACCCTTGTGTATGAAAATGGTGCCCTCAGAAGGATCATTATTAAAAGAGTAATGCAACAAAATGAAGGGCTAagaagagagaaatagagaggtGAAGAGAGAGATCATGTTCTATATCATCATAGTGTCAAAGAGATGTggaaagagaaatatatagatgtCTCAACTGGTCTTCATATCAAACTTGTCTTCAAACATAAGAAACTGAGGGAGGCTCATTGTGGCCTTTCCTATACTATTTTTAATACCTATTTAGTTGGATAATGTGGAAGTTCATGAGGTATATATCCAAAAGCCAAAATGCATGTATGTCATGTAGTAATTGATTGTGTATTATATTTAGACTCTTTGCAGTATAAAAATGGCAGTTTCTTATTGGCGCTCGACCGTTCGATTAAAATCAGACAGCTGGAATTGAATATATGTTGATAGTGTGACACACAATGCTTGCTCtagcatatatattattattaacttaaTGAGATTAAGGTCAACTTTGGTGATGTTAGAGCTAGACAAAAAATATAAGCACTTAGTGAAGTAATATTACTCTTTCTATATCTAGGCGTGCCTCCACCAGATGGTATGGAGTGATCAAGGTCAGCTACTGATCCCTTCTCAAGAAAAATTTGCCTACACCCCGTGTATCAGCAAACATCCTCATGCGCTGCacctaatattttataattagtgtcttaattaattaaaaagcaaATACTAGTCAGATCGTTGCGATATAACATCTAACAACCTATGTATAAAACATTATACATTTGAGAACGTAATTCCATGCTTTAANatatatcaataaaaaaattaaaattttaaaatatatttacaaaaatattaaaattttaaattatttttaatttttaaattttttgaaccaaAATGTCCT
This genomic window from Ananas comosus cultivar F153 linkage group 3, ASM154086v1, whole genome shotgun sequence contains:
- the LOC109707694 gene encoding disease resistance protein RGA2-like — translated: MGWLLSFAKEVVQSAAASVVADELVRLLPCLDHDLEVLRTTLLTTRLRVDNAEQWRFKNAHFDQLLMQLKAAYYDAEDLIAEFDYVELQQKIEGQASLLLSSSLDFVKNLISRAPDKVRQYQRRLDDAAAALEKVIVDLNFRDEPKRSDVLRRRQTGSFVTEPEVFGRDEEREKVIALLLRPGDESGRPSNSESVPAKRMKTDNVSVLPIVGIGGMGKTTLAQVVFNDPRVRHYFETRIWICVSEIFDVKRLTKEVISNVDLRHQTDGKNSSLSRTNRKNLTLYQTGGKNFSSLQVVLNEIATSKRFLLVLDDVWNEDKMEWDKFYAPMRSGYRGSMILTTTRSSKVADIMGTMDSIFLEGLPDDSFWEFFKTCAFGYGNEKLNQELESIAKKIATKLKGTPLAAKTVGGLLKEKMDANHWRSIMNSEMWKLRQGENDIFPALQLSYQYLPPHLKRCFSICSIFPKDYEIDEVSLIELWVAQGFVTSEDNMLPKDVATRYLGELTSRSFLRLRNPNKRYYVIHNLMHDLARSVSAHEVLMVQNNKCEQSSPSSVRHLAILGSYLESSMLKEIGRYSRLRSVLSGIFSGHWSPTYLYFNLTPASGSWFTQLRYIRLLDISRCAIKELPESIDNLKLLQYLNISDTAIGRLPNSLCCLYNLRVLNLDGCPLQSIPKGFIKLINLQNLYMGQNLFSQVAEIGKLTSLQNLPRFEVRKENGHRIAELKDLTQLRRTLCIKSLENVESQEDACQAKLCEKKNLDELVLGWYSNRNTNPVFNDFPLHEKVLEGLSPHRNLRKLEIISYYGNKHPSWLQREKLPFLTSVRIQDCPNLKDICYLPRSLELLVLESVGWESLPKLWDEDSPVEGIRSGSMESSSLSYLSINSCSNLTSLYEWLLPLYLPALKSINIVDCTKLTALHIERFKEFLSLERLEIKNCPKLASQEELFLPSSLLSLHINSCGDLDKSFPSCLQNLTSLMDLDLFNCQHIESLPSKFLGNLTSLKLLRIVNCPELRSLGGSGALTSLQELTILECPRLTETEPMMYVNRVWRKDDPVTLVVVIDNTTLLQLPFFRNLLPSTMSLKIQNSLESLIFVEDSNEWLQILASVRYLSFEHCSNLRSLPAWLRSSTSLQLRMTDCPKIDLLPSLPATL